From Mycobacterium lacus, one genomic window encodes:
- a CDS encoding nitronate monooxygenase gives MVLGFWDIAVPIVGAPMAGGPGTPALAAAVSNAGGLGFVAGGYLSAEQFADDIAAARAATTGPVGANLFVPQPSVADWVQLDYYAEELEEVAEFYRVEVGQPHYGDDDDWQRKLEVVADIRPEVVSFTFGAPPPDVVRRLSALGLLVSITVTSAYEAGVAIAAGADSLVVQGPAAGGHRGTFAPDMEPGAESLHQLLDRIGSAHDIPLIAAGGLGTAEDVAAALRRGAVAAQVGTALLLSDEAGTNSAHRGALKNPAFDSTVVTRAFSGRYARGLANNFTRLLDHVAPLGYPEVNQMTKPIRAAAIAADDPHGTNLWAGTAYREVRSGSAVDIVAWLAPDVRSL, from the coding sequence ATGGTACTGGGCTTCTGGGACATCGCGGTGCCCATCGTGGGCGCGCCGATGGCCGGCGGCCCGGGCACCCCGGCCCTGGCGGCGGCGGTGTCGAACGCGGGCGGACTGGGCTTCGTCGCGGGGGGCTACCTGAGCGCGGAGCAGTTCGCCGACGATATTGCTGCCGCCCGCGCCGCCACCACCGGCCCGGTCGGGGCCAACCTGTTCGTGCCCCAACCCAGTGTCGCCGATTGGGTCCAGCTGGACTACTACGCGGAAGAGCTGGAAGAGGTCGCCGAGTTCTACCGCGTCGAGGTGGGCCAGCCGCACTACGGCGACGACGACGACTGGCAACGCAAGCTCGAAGTGGTGGCCGATATTCGGCCCGAGGTGGTGTCTTTCACCTTCGGTGCGCCGCCGCCGGATGTCGTCCGCCGGTTGAGCGCGCTGGGGTTGTTGGTGTCGATCACCGTGACGTCGGCCTATGAGGCCGGGGTGGCCATCGCCGCCGGCGCGGACAGCCTCGTCGTCCAGGGCCCGGCTGCCGGCGGGCACCGTGGCACGTTTGCGCCGGACATGGAACCCGGCGCGGAATCGTTGCACCAGCTATTGGATCGGATCGGCAGCGCGCACGACATCCCGCTCATCGCGGCGGGTGGCCTGGGCACCGCCGAAGACGTCGCGGCCGCACTGCGCAGGGGGGCCGTGGCCGCGCAGGTCGGCACCGCGCTGCTGCTCAGCGACGAAGCCGGCACCAACTCTGCACACCGTGGTGCGTTGAAGAATCCCGCATTCGACTCCACCGTGGTCACCAGGGCGTTTTCGGGTCGGTACGCGCGTGGGCTGGCGAACAATTTCACGCGCCTGCTCGACCACGTGGCGCCGCTGGGCTATCCCGAGGTCAACCAGATGACCAAGCCGATACGGGCCGCGGCGATCGCCGCGGATGACCCGCATGGGACAAACCTCTGGGCGGGAACGGCGTACCGGGAGGTCCGGTCGGGCTCGGCGGTCGACATCGTGGCGTGGCTGGCCCCCGATGTTCGCTCCCTGTAA
- a CDS encoding M16 family metallopeptidase, which produces MPRRPAADPGAAPAVRRTTLPGGLRVVTEHLPAVRSASVGVWVGVGSRDEGATVAGAAHFLEHLLFKSTPTRTAVDIAQAMDAVGGELNAFTAKEHTCYYAHVLDSDLELAVDLVADVVLNGRCAADDVELERDVVLEEIAMRDDDPEDALADMFLAALFGDHPVGRPVIGSAQSVSAMTRAQLHSFHVRRYTPERMVVAVAGNVDHDDVVALVRQHFGPRLVRGRRPVAPRKGAGRVNGNPGLALGTRDAEQTHVSLGVRTPGRTWGHRWALSVLHTALGGGLSSRLFQEVRETRGLAYSVYSTLDIFADSGALSVYAACLPERFADVMRVTAEVLESVARDGITEEECRIAKGSLRGGLVLGLEDSSSRMSRLGRSELNYGAHRGIEHTLQQIERVTVEEVNAVARRVLSRRYGAAVLGPYTSKRSLPQQLRAMVG; this is translated from the coding sequence ATGCCGCGACGGCCAGCAGCTGACCCGGGGGCTGCCCCGGCCGTCCGTCGCACCACGCTGCCCGGCGGCCTGCGGGTGGTCACCGAGCACCTGCCCGCGGTGCGCTCGGCGTCGGTCGGGGTCTGGGTCGGGGTGGGATCGCGCGACGAGGGTGCCACGGTGGCCGGGGCCGCGCACTTCCTGGAACATCTGCTGTTCAAGTCGACTCCGACACGGACCGCCGTGGACATCGCACAGGCCATGGACGCCGTCGGCGGGGAGCTCAACGCGTTCACCGCCAAAGAGCACACCTGCTACTACGCGCACGTGCTCGACAGCGATCTGGAGCTGGCCGTCGACCTGGTGGCCGATGTGGTGCTCAACGGTCGCTGTGCCGCCGACGATGTCGAACTGGAACGCGACGTCGTCCTCGAGGAGATCGCGATGCGCGACGACGACCCCGAGGATGCGTTGGCGGACATGTTCCTGGCGGCGTTGTTCGGCGACCACCCGGTGGGCCGCCCGGTGATCGGCAGCGCGCAATCCGTGTCGGCGATGACGCGGGCTCAATTGCACTCGTTTCACGTGCGCCGGTACACACCGGAGCGGATGGTCGTCGCGGTGGCCGGCAACGTCGACCACGACGACGTGGTCGCGTTGGTGCGCCAGCACTTCGGGCCGCGGCTGGTCCGCGGGCGGCGGCCCGTCGCGCCGCGCAAAGGAGCGGGCCGGGTAAACGGCAACCCCGGGTTGGCGCTGGGCACCCGGGACGCCGAGCAGACCCACGTGTCGTTGGGGGTACGCACGCCCGGGCGCACCTGGGGCCATCGCTGGGCGTTGTCGGTCCTGCACACCGCGCTGGGCGGCGGCCTGAGCTCCCGGCTGTTCCAAGAGGTCCGCGAGACCCGCGGGCTGGCTTACTCGGTCTACTCCACGCTGGACATCTTCGCCGACAGCGGAGCGCTCTCGGTGTATGCCGCCTGCCTGCCCGAACGCTTCGCCGACGTCATGCGGGTGACCGCCGAGGTGCTCGAATCGGTGGCACGCGACGGCATCACCGAGGAGGAATGCCGCATCGCCAAGGGTTCGTTGCGTGGTGGGCTGGTGCTCGGTCTGGAGGATTCCAGCTCGCGGATGAGCCGGCTGGGTCGCAGCGAATTGAACTACGGCGCGCACCGCGGCATCGAGCACACCTTGCAGCAAATCGAGCGGGTCACCGTCGAGGAGGTCAACGCCGTGGCCCGCCGCGTGCTGAGCAGGCGCTACGGCGCCGCCGTTCTCGGACCGTATACCTCGAAACGATCGCTGCCACAACAACTTCGGGCGATGGTAGGGTAG
- a CDS encoding polyribonucleotide nucleotidyltransferase, translating into MSVAEIEEGVFEATAIIDNGSSGTRTVRFETGRLALQAAGAVVAYLDEDNMLLSATTASKNPKEHFDFFPLTVDVEERMYAAGRIPGSFFRREGRPSTDAILTARLIDRPLRPSFVDGLRNEIQVVVTILSLDPNDLYDVLAINAASASTQLGGLPFSGPIGGVRVALVDGTWVGFPTVEQIDRAVFDMVVAGRIVGGDVAIMMVEAEATENVIELVNGGAQAPTESVVAQGLEAAKPFIAALCGAQQELADAAGRPAGNYPVFPDYGDDVYYSVAAVATDELAAALTIGGKAERDQRTDEIKTQVLERLADTYEGREKEVGAAFRSLTKKLVRQRILTDHFRIDGRGITDIRALSAEVAVVPRAHGSALFERGETQILGVTTLDMVKMAQQIDSLGPETTKRYMHHYNFPPFSTGETGRVGSPKRREIGHGALAERALVPVLPSVEEFPYAIRQVSEALGSNGSTSMGSVCASTLALLNAGVPLKAPVAGIAMGLVSDDVETDGGTERRFVTLTDILGAEDAFGDMDFKVAGTKDFVTALQLDTKLDGIPSRVLAGALDQARDARLTILEVMAEAIDSPDEMSPYAPRVTTIKVPVDKIGEVIGPKGKVINAITEETGAQISIEDDGTVFVGATDGPSAQAAIDRINAIANPQLPTVGERFLGTVVKTTDFGAFVSLLPGRDGLVHISKLGKGKRIARVEDVVNVGDKLRVEIADIDKRGKISLVLVDEASAAAPAGTAPADAATASS; encoded by the coding sequence ATGTCTGTAGCTGAAATTGAAGAGGGCGTGTTCGAGGCGACCGCCATCATCGACAACGGGAGCTCCGGCACCCGCACCGTCCGTTTCGAGACCGGCAGGCTGGCCCTGCAGGCCGCTGGCGCGGTGGTCGCCTACCTCGATGAAGACAACATGCTGCTGTCGGCGACCACCGCCAGCAAGAACCCCAAGGAGCACTTCGACTTCTTCCCGCTCACGGTTGACGTCGAGGAGCGGATGTATGCCGCCGGCCGTATCCCCGGCTCGTTCTTCCGTCGTGAAGGCCGGCCGTCCACCGACGCGATCCTGACCGCCCGGCTCATCGACCGTCCGCTGCGTCCGTCCTTCGTCGACGGCCTGCGCAACGAGATCCAGGTCGTGGTGACCATCCTGAGCCTGGATCCCAACGATCTGTACGACGTGCTGGCGATCAATGCCGCGTCGGCCTCCACCCAGCTGGGGGGCCTGCCGTTCTCCGGGCCGATCGGGGGTGTCCGTGTGGCGCTCGTCGACGGCACCTGGGTTGGCTTCCCCACCGTGGAGCAGATCGACCGGGCCGTCTTCGACATGGTGGTGGCGGGCCGGATCGTTGGTGGTGACGTCGCGATCATGATGGTCGAGGCCGAGGCCACCGAAAACGTCATCGAACTGGTCAACGGCGGCGCCCAGGCCCCGACGGAAAGCGTTGTGGCCCAAGGCCTGGAGGCCGCCAAGCCGTTTATTGCCGCGCTGTGCGGCGCGCAGCAGGAGCTGGCCGACGCCGCCGGAAGGCCAGCCGGCAATTATCCGGTGTTCCCCGACTACGGCGACGACGTGTACTACTCGGTGGCCGCGGTGGCGACCGACGAGCTGGCCGCCGCGTTGACCATCGGCGGCAAGGCCGAACGCGACCAGCGCACCGACGAGATCAAGACCCAGGTTCTTGAGCGGCTAGCCGACACGTACGAGGGCCGGGAAAAGGAGGTTGGCGCGGCGTTCCGCTCCCTGACCAAGAAGCTGGTCCGGCAGCGCATCCTCACCGACCATTTCCGCATCGACGGGCGGGGTATCACCGACATCCGCGCGTTGTCGGCCGAGGTCGCCGTGGTTCCACGGGCCCACGGCAGCGCGCTGTTCGAGCGCGGCGAAACCCAGATCCTCGGGGTGACCACGCTCGACATGGTCAAGATGGCCCAGCAGATCGACTCGCTCGGGCCGGAGACGACCAAGCGGTACATGCACCACTACAACTTCCCGCCGTTCTCCACCGGCGAGACCGGCCGGGTCGGCTCGCCCAAGCGGCGTGAGATCGGGCATGGCGCGCTAGCGGAGCGCGCACTGGTGCCGGTGTTGCCGAGCGTCGAAGAATTCCCGTATGCCATCCGCCAGGTATCCGAGGCCCTGGGCTCCAACGGCTCGACCTCGATGGGGTCGGTGTGTGCCTCCACGCTGGCGCTACTCAACGCCGGAGTGCCGCTGAAGGCGCCGGTGGCCGGCATCGCGATGGGCCTGGTCTCCGACGACGTCGAGACGGATGGGGGTACCGAGCGCCGCTTCGTCACCCTGACCGACATCCTGGGCGCCGAGGACGCATTCGGCGACATGGACTTCAAGGTCGCCGGCACCAAGGACTTCGTCACCGCGCTGCAACTGGACACCAAGCTCGACGGGATCCCCTCGAGGGTCCTGGCGGGCGCGCTTGACCAGGCCAGAGACGCCCGACTCACGATCCTCGAGGTCATGGCCGAGGCCATCGACTCACCCGACGAGATGAGCCCATACGCCCCGCGGGTGACCACCATCAAGGTCCCGGTGGACAAGATCGGTGAGGTCATCGGTCCTAAGGGCAAGGTCATCAACGCCATCACCGAGGAGACCGGCGCGCAGATCTCCATCGAGGACGACGGCACGGTGTTCGTCGGCGCCACCGACGGGCCCTCGGCGCAGGCGGCGATCGACAGGATCAACGCCATCGCCAACCCGCAGCTGCCGACCGTGGGGGAGCGGTTCCTCGGAACCGTGGTCAAGACAACCGATTTCGGTGCGTTCGTCTCGCTGCTGCCCGGGCGTGACGGTCTGGTGCATATCTCCAAACTCGGCAAGGGCAAGCGCATCGCGAGGGTCGAGGACGTGGTCAACGTCGGCGACAAGCTGCGGGTCGAGATCGCCGACATCGACAAACGGGGCAAGATCTCGCTCGTCCTGGTCGACGAAGCAAGCGCCGCAGCTCCCGCCGGGACCGCGCCAGCCGATGCCGCGACGGCCAGCAGCTGA
- the rpsO gene encoding 30S ribosomal protein S15, translated as MALTAEQKKEILRSYGLHETDTGSPEAQIALLTKRIADLTEHLKVHKHDHHSRRGLLLLVGRRKRLVKYLTQVDVERYRSLIERLGLRR; from the coding sequence GTGGCGCTGACAGCCGAGCAGAAGAAGGAGATTCTGCGCTCCTACGGCCTGCACGAGACCGATACCGGATCCCCCGAGGCGCAGATCGCGCTGCTGACCAAGCGGATCGCGGACCTGACCGAGCACCTCAAGGTGCACAAGCATGACCACCACTCGCGGCGGGGGCTGTTGCTGCTGGTGGGGCGCCGCAAGCGGTTGGTCAAATACCTCACGCAGGTCGATGTGGAGCGGTATCGGTCGCTGATCGAGCGGCTGGGCCTGCGTCGCTGA
- a CDS encoding bifunctional riboflavin kinase/FAD synthetase, giving the protein MERWRGQNEIPTDWGRCVLTVGVFDGVHRGHAELIAHAVKAGHTHNVPTVLMTFDPHPMEVVYPGSHPAQLTTLTRRAELVEDLGVDVFLVMPFTIDFMKLTPDRYIHELLVEHLHVVEVVVGENFTFGKKAAGNVATLRRAGERFGFAVESMSLLSEHHSNETVTFSSTYIRSCVDAGDMQAATEALGRPHRVEGVVVRGEGRGAELGFPTANVAPPMYSAIPADGVYAAWFTALGHGPATGTVVPGERYQAAVSVGTNPTFSGRTRTVEAFVLDTSADLYGQHVALDFVARIRSQKKFDSVRDLIAEMGADTDRTRTLLSAD; this is encoded by the coding sequence GTGGAGCGGTGGCGGGGACAGAACGAGATTCCCACGGACTGGGGTCGGTGTGTGCTCACTGTCGGCGTGTTCGATGGAGTTCACCGCGGACATGCCGAGCTGATAGCGCACGCGGTGAAGGCCGGCCACACACACAATGTGCCGACCGTGCTGATGACGTTCGACCCGCACCCAATGGAAGTGGTCTACCCCGGCAGTCACCCCGCGCAGCTGACGACACTGACCCGACGTGCCGAGCTCGTCGAGGACCTGGGCGTCGACGTCTTCCTGGTGATGCCGTTCACCATCGATTTCATGAAGCTCACGCCGGACCGCTACATCCACGAGCTGCTGGTCGAACACCTGCATGTGGTGGAGGTCGTGGTGGGTGAGAACTTCACCTTCGGCAAGAAGGCGGCCGGCAACGTGGCGACCCTGCGCCGGGCCGGCGAGCGGTTCGGGTTCGCGGTGGAGTCGATGTCACTGCTGTCCGAGCACCACAGCAACGAGACCGTGACGTTTTCGTCCACCTACATCCGGTCCTGCGTGGACGCGGGCGACATGCAGGCGGCGACGGAGGCGCTGGGCCGTCCGCACCGCGTCGAAGGTGTCGTGGTCCGCGGTGAGGGTCGGGGCGCCGAGCTGGGTTTTCCCACCGCGAACGTGGCGCCGCCGATGTATTCGGCGATTCCGGCCGACGGCGTGTACGCCGCCTGGTTCACCGCGCTCGGGCATGGACCGGCGACCGGCACCGTCGTTCCCGGTGAGCGCTATCAGGCCGCGGTGTCGGTGGGCACCAACCCGACCTTTTCCGGACGCACCCGCACCGTGGAGGCGTTCGTGCTCGATACCTCCGCCGACCTGTACGGCCAGCACGTGGCATTGGACTTCGTCGCGCGCATCCGCAGCCAGAAGAAGTTCGACTCGGTGCGCGACCTCATCGCCGAGATGGGTGCCGACACCGACCGGACGCGCACCCTGCTGTCCGCCGATTGA